The nucleotide sequence GTTTCGCTTTTCGACTTCGATCGCTTTTTCTTTCTCGACATCAGCGACGCCGACCAAACGCATCCGTTCGGTGGCTTCCAAGTCACGGTCACGGGTGACACGTTCCAGTTCCACCGCATCGGTTTTTTCTTTGTTCCGTTTTGCGACCAAGACCTGCCGTTCTTTGTTTTCGGTCGCGATGCCGATTTCTTCTTCGGTCGCGATGCGGGCACGTTCGGCTTCCAAACGTTGTTCTTCTTGGACTTTGGCGGCTGCGGCGTTTTCGCGAGCGGTGATCTCGGCGATTTCGCGTTGTTGTTTTTCGACTGCTTCGACGCGTTGCCGTTCCAGTTCCAGGATGGTTTCTTCCGCTTCGACGTCTTGTTTCTTCAGCGTCTTTTCTTTGTCGCGGGTGAACTGGTTTTCCTTGACCTTTTCATCGGCGGTCAACTCAGTGATTTTCTTGATGCCTTCAGCGTCCAGAATGTTATTGGGCGAAAGCAGTTCGATCGGCGTTTGTTCCAAGTAGTCGATTGCGGCATCATCCAGCCGGTAACCGTTCAAGTCAGTCCCGATGACTTTCAAGATTTCTTCTTTGAACTTGTCGCGTTGGTCGTACAAGTCGACGAAGTCGAACTGCTTGCCAACGGTCTTCAGGGCTTCGCTGAATTTCGCATCGAACAATTCACGCAGCGTGTCGATTTGGGCACAGCGTTTCGCACCGATCGACTGGGCGACCTCCTTCATTTCTTCCGGCGTTTTGTCGACGCGGACGAAGAACGCGACTTTGATGTCGGCACGGATGTTGTCTTTACAGATCAGGCCTTCGCTGCCCTGGCGATGGATCTCGAACGACTTCAGGGTCAGGTCCATGAATTCGTGTTGGTGCAGCAGCGGGACCACGAACATGCCGTCGCCGGTGGCCACTTTCAGGCCGCCCGAACCACTGCGGACCAGGGCGGTATCGGGACCGACCTTGATGTAACACTTTTTAAAGATCGCCGCGGCGATGAAGATGCTGATTGCCAGAAAGCCGATCAAGATGATCGCGGCATCGGCGGCAGCGCTGTTGGTGATCAATTGCGCAAGCATGGTGGAGTCCAACAAGGGTGTTAAATCGACAATGGGCAATGGGAAAGTCATCGGCAAGGGCACCTTAATCTTGGGCCGCGTTCGCATCGGCGGTCGTGACGGTGTAGATGCGTCGGTCGGAATCAAAATCAATGATCCGCACGATGCCGTCACGTGGGACCGTGCCTTCGGTGGTGCGGATGTTCAACAGCAACGGCGCCGCGTCGGTTGTGAATTCGCCTTGGCCAAAGGTCGGCGAAACTTCACTGGTGGACACGCGACACGTTTTGCCGATCAATCGAGCGGCTTCGTACGTCGGACCGCGTCGCGACAGAAAACCAAGTCGATCGGTCAGAACCTTGGTCGCCAGTGTTGCCAGGACCACGTTGCGAGTCGTCAGCAACAATGTCGGGATCAGCGCCGGTGCGAAATGGTCTTGGTCATAGCCGTACCACATCGCGTAACTGACGGCCCAAAACAATGACGTGAACACCGAACACCAAATCACCAAAGGGATTTTGCCCAGGTTCAGCCAACGGACCGTCATCGCACCCAAGCCGCTGACCGTGCCGCCATCGGCGGCGGATTGCCAGGCGGCATCACCGGCGGGAATCTCCGTTTCCATCGAAGCATCGGCGTCACCGAGATCGATGTCGCCGGCGTCCATTTCCATTGCATCCGGATCGATGTCGGCACCCAGCCCGAAATCAAAGTCCAGCAGGCCGAACGCAACGACAATGGCATAGATCAGCATCACGCCGACCATGACCGATGCCGGCCAGACCGGTCCGACGAATAGTCGTTCCAGGAATTGGATGATCGATTCGGACATGGAAATTCGAAAAACGGCGGGGATGAAGGGGGCGGTCTGGGATCGTGGGCATGGTCCTAGCGGATCCTTGGCGCAAAATCCTTCATGAAAGCCAGAATTGGCCGCGGTGGTGCCACCGCGCAGCGGGGGCCGTCCATGACAAGATAGGTCAGAAACGCGGCGCCGTGACACTCGTGATCGCTTTGCGCCTCACGTTGTCCGGATTATCCGCTGGACCCGCATGATCGTTTGCAAGAAACGCTCGGCCGTCCCGGGGATGGGAGCGGGCCGCCGGTCGTCACGACAGTGCGTCGAACTGGGGGGGATGGTTTGGCGGCGGATCGTAGGGTCCCAGGCTTTCAACGCCGGTGGGGTCGGCCGCAGAAATCGGCGACGTCACGGCCGCCGCGGGAACGATGGATTTCAACGTTCCACGCAGCAGCAGCGTGTCCAGATCCAGCATGCCGATCAAAATGCCCCCGTCATCGACCACGGGGATCGCACGTTGGTTGCGGTCACCGGACAACAGAATCGTTTCCAAGTCTTCGTCCAGCGTCGCGGGTGTGATTGAATGGTCCGCCAAGCCGCCGATCGGCGTCATCGGGTCGACGCGTTGTTCGATCGCTTCCCCGACGTCTTTCAAACGCACCACACCGACCACGGTACCGATTCGTGAAACGACCGGTTGGGTCGCCGCCGTGTTGTTTTTCCAATCGAACGCAACGCGACCCAGTGGCGTGTCCATCGGAATGCCAGCCACACCGCGGACCATCACATCGTCCACGCACAGACCACGCACGGATTCCATCACGTCGACTTGTCGTGCTTCGTTCATTCCAGCAAAGGCGATGAAGGCGGCGATGAACACCGGCATGAAAGCGCCCACCTGCAACGCATAGAACGCCATCAGCGCGGCACACAACAATCCGATCCGCGACGCGATAAACGTCGCGCGGCGGTAAGACATCAACATCGCCAGACCGCTTCGCAAAACACGGCCGCCGTCCATCGGAAACGCAGGAATCATGTTGAACACGATCAGCATGATGTTGACCAGCAACATGGTCAGAACGAATCCCCAAATCGATGGCTCGATCAACAGATCACTCAGTTCGATCTGTGATTGGGTGTCCCATCCCAAGCGGATTCCCAGATCGCCGCCGGTAAAGGCATAGATCCCCAGGATCAGCAAACCGGCAATGACCACGTTCACCGCCGGGCCGGCCACCGCGACCAATAATTCTTGCCAAGGCACACGCGGCATCTGCTTCAAACGGGCCACGCCACCGATCGGCAACAGCGTGATGTCCACCGTGGGCACATGAAAGATTCGGGCGGTCAATGCGTGACCGTATTCATGCAGCGTCACGCACAAGAAGACGCCGAACAGACGGGCGACGCTGTAGACAACGCCCAAGGGGCCTTCGGACCAGGACGTGGCGACCATGTACGCGATCAACAATCCGAACGTCCAGTGGACGAACAGATCGATCCCGAAAAAGGTTCCCAGTCGCAGGCGTCGTTCCAGCACAATCAGTTCGTCGGGTTGGTGGAGAAGGCAATGGCGGCATCGGAGGCGTTGGCACCCGATGGCCGGGGCCCTGGTTTTCGTCACGGTCCCCTGCGGCGGCCCATCGGTGCCAAGGGTATGTTACGCGTCCACCCAGTCTAGGTTTCCGCCAAAGTTTGCGGCACCGCAGTTTTGATCCTCCAGCACCCTTGATGGCTTCCCATGTTGCGATCCCGCCTGATCCATCCCCAGATCAACGCCGTCCTGGCCGCCGCCGGGCACCACAGCACCATCTTGATCGCCGACGGCAACTACCCTGCCCTGAACAAACGTGGCCCCAACGCCGAATTGGTCAGTTTGAATCTGATGCCGGGGTTGGTCACCTGCGATCAGATCCTACAGGCGGTCTTGTCGGCCGTCCCGGTGGAGCGGATCCAGACGATGCAGACCGAAACCGAAGGCCCCTATGCGTTGGACGGCGATCCGCCGGTCTGGGAAGACTATCGAAAGTCGATCCGGGACGCCGGATTGGATTTACAGATCGAGCCGATCGAAAAGTGGGATTTCTACAAAGCCGTCGAAACTCCCGATCACGTGCTGACGATCCAAAGTGGCGACCAACAGCGGTACGCCAACATTTTGCTGTCCATCGGCGTCCGCATGGACTGATTCTGCGCCCCGACCGCCGTCGACTTTTCGTCTTGTTCACTTGACGCGGGTGTGGCCAGGTGTACAGTTGTCGGGCCCGTGGTGCGGTGTCGATTCTGTGGCTCCCGCCGGCCGACCGATGGGCAAGACCGATGTGCAAACACCAACCAGGGAAGTCGTGAGGTGATTGATGGCGTCTTCTGCACGTTCAACCAAACGTTCGACGAAAAGTGCGTCCGGATCCGTCGATCCTCCGGCGTCACCACGACCGATCGGTGGCGATCCTCGCGAAGTCTTGCGTGACACCTTTGGTTTGCCGCACTTTCGCGACGGCCAATACGCGGTCATCGATCGTTTGTTGGCAGGCAAAAATGTGGCCGCTGTCTTTCCGACGGGCGGCGGAAAAAGTCTGTGCTATCAATTGCCCAGCCAAATGTTGCCCGGCGTCACCGTGGTGGTGTCGCCATTGATCGCGTTGATGAAAGACCAATGCGATTCGCTGGCCGCGCGTGGTGTCGCGGCGGCACGCAGCGATTCGGGTTTGACGCCGGCAGAATTCCGCGCCGCCAGCCAGGGTGTCCGTGACGGATCGATCAAAATTTTGTTCGTTTCGCCCGAACGCTTTTTCAATGAACGGTTCTTGGCGTCGATCGACGGGTTACCGATTTCGTTGTTCGCGATCGACGAGGCGCATTGCATCAGCCAATGGGGCCACAATTTTCGGCCTGACTATTTGAAACTGGCCGGGTTGACCCGACGCTTGGCAGCCGAGCGTGTGTTGGCGTTGACCGCCACCGCGACGCCGGAAGTCTTGGCCGACATTCGCGACGCGTTCGACATCGCGCCGGATGATTGCATTCAAACCCCATTTCATCGGCCCAACTTGCGGCTCCGCAGTTCGCTGCATTCGGCCGAACAGCAATACAACGCACTGGCCGAACGAATTCGCAGCCGTCCCCGCGGCAGCACGCTGGTCTATGTGACGCTGCAGAAAACAGCGGAGGAAGTCGCCGAACGTTTGACCGACGACGGCATCCCCGCGACGGCCTACCACGCGGGACTGGATAAGGATGAACGCCAATCGATCCAGCAG is from Crateriforma conspicua and encodes:
- a CDS encoding OB-fold-containig protein, which produces MSESIIQFLERLFVGPVWPASVMVGVMLIYAIVVAFGLLDFDFGLGADIDPDAMEMDAGDIDLGDADASMETEIPAGDAAWQSAADGGTVSGLGAMTVRWLNLGKIPLVIWCSVFTSLFWAVSYAMWYGYDQDHFAPALIPTLLLTTRNVVLATLATKVLTDRLGFLSRRGPTYEAARLIGKTCRVSTSEVSPTFGQGEFTTDAAPLLLNIRTTEGTVPRDGIVRIIDFDSDRRIYTVTTADANAAQD
- a CDS encoding flotillin family protein, encoding MLAQLITNSAAADAAIILIGFLAISIFIAAAIFKKCYIKVGPDTALVRSGSGGLKVATGDGMFVVPLLHQHEFMDLTLKSFEIHRQGSEGLICKDNIRADIKVAFFVRVDKTPEEMKEVAQSIGAKRCAQIDTLRELFDAKFSEALKTVGKQFDFVDLYDQRDKFKEEILKVIGTDLNGYRLDDAAIDYLEQTPIELLSPNNILDAEGIKKITELTADEKVKENQFTRDKEKTLKKQDVEAEETILELERQRVEAVEKQQREIAEITARENAAAAKVQEEQRLEAERARIATEEEIGIATENKERQVLVAKRNKEKTDAVELERVTRDRDLEATERMRLVGVADVEKEKAIEVEKRNIQEVIRERVAVERAVVEEQERIKDTEEHAAADRLKRVEVTAAEMAAEQELIRQTKLAQAERDASELLAEKIRIEAEAKRDAASKDAEGAKMLAEGETATAAAVGLAEAKVQEAKAVAIEKEGLAEAKVMSETYHAEATGITEKAEAMKLLDGVGKDHEEFKLNLEKTKQVEIAAIDAQRGIAESQAGVVADALKAARIDIVGGDGEFFDQITSAVKGGKAIDRFVYNSKVATDIKDTFFDGNADYFREQLSELISQFNLDTDGVKDLSIAALIAKMMGMASTDDVRSQLTSLLSMAGTANIADQKAGRMLSKS
- a CDS encoding RbsD/FucU family protein is translated as MLRSRLIHPQINAVLAAAGHHSTILIADGNYPALNKRGPNAELVSLNLMPGLVTCDQILQAVLSAVPVERIQTMQTETEGPYALDGDPPVWEDYRKSIRDAGLDLQIEPIEKWDFYKAVETPDHVLTIQSGDQQRYANILLSIGVRMD
- a CDS encoding site-2 protease family protein, with product MLERRLRLGTFFGIDLFVHWTFGLLIAYMVATSWSEGPLGVVYSVARLFGVFLCVTLHEYGHALTARIFHVPTVDITLLPIGGVARLKQMPRVPWQELLVAVAGPAVNVVIAGLLILGIYAFTGGDLGIRLGWDTQSQIELSDLLIEPSIWGFVLTMLLVNIMLIVFNMIPAFPMDGGRVLRSGLAMLMSYRRATFIASRIGLLCAALMAFYALQVGAFMPVFIAAFIAFAGMNEARQVDVMESVRGLCVDDVMVRGVAGIPMDTPLGRVAFDWKNNTAATQPVVSRIGTVVGVVRLKDVGEAIEQRVDPMTPIGGLADHSITPATLDEDLETILLSGDRNQRAIPVVDDGGILIGMLDLDTLLLRGTLKSIVPAAAVTSPISAADPTGVESLGPYDPPPNHPPQFDALS